In Halictus rubicundus isolate RS-2024b chromosome 5, iyHalRubi1_principal, whole genome shotgun sequence, one genomic interval encodes:
- the Pras40 gene encoding proline-rich Akt substrate 40 kDa, translating to MHIVCKCLNVSIKSRGTELQKVNIDDIELTSQEQTDGFFRQNLATISELEGITKEQPGLVEIRNLGSWVIHRCYNCSMYTHAVHRDYGAALVLINNDIVTSPEEINKLKSGPDYSPVFRIVIAPNTLEELDYLQQPTKFSVSQLPNNIQVALGGLQQQLEEAVQRRSTEIEDKIRAFTAEQYQLLEQFRERAHNEHRILTRLISKGDDNNRLTNNIETPPTTPDSFTTSLSTSTTNMTNTSSKVISSETKILSGPNVKHEGAKYSPTPVVNGNLEKKDRLYIYTKEPVSFDAEALFPLEGMEDTHNTDHVQSSEEGSDTDDSGQDEGIHMPRGQRGGHSTLAKSLPVTVPSFPSFVRRTVQDEDDDQLSRDPHDPHNIRASIKALAKSVHGDTVFGDLPRPRFSTQI from the exons ATGCATATTGTATGCAAATGTTTGAACGTGTCCATAAAATCCAGGGGCACTGAACTGCAAAAGGTCAACATCGATGATATTGAACTGACATCTCAAGAACAAACCGACGGTTTCTTTCGTCAG AATTTAGCAACGATATCGGAGCTTGAAGGCATCACTAAAGAGCAGCCAGGTTTAGTGGAGATAAGAAATCTGGGATCGTGGGTTATTCACCGGTGTTACAATTGCTCGATGTACACACACGCTGTGCATAGAGACTACGGTGCTGCTTTAGTTCTTATTAATAATGACATTGTT ACTtcacccgaagaaataaataagtTAAAGTCTGGTCCAGATTATAGTCCAGTATTTAGAATAGTTATCGCCCCTAATACTTTGGAGGAGCTAGATTACCTACAGCAGCCTACTAAATTTTCAG TATCACAATTACCCAATAATATACAAGTAGCTTTGGGTGGTCTCCAACAGCAACTCGAGGAAGCAGTCCAACGAAGATCTACAGAAATAGAAGATAAAATTCGCGCTTTTACAGCAGAGCAGTATCAATTATTAGAACAGTTTCGTGAACGAGCTCATAACGAGCATAGAATATTAACAAG GTTAATTTCCAAAGGAGATGATAATAATAGATTAACAAATAATATAGAAACACCTCCTACAACTCCAGATAGTTTTACAACCAGTTTATCTACCTCTACAACTAATATGACGAACACATCGTCGAAAGTAATATCAAGTGAAACAAAAATTCTCAGTGGTCCTAATGTTAAGCATGAAGGTGCTAAATATTCTCCTACTCCTGTTGTT aaTGGTAATTTAGAGAAAAAGGAtcgattatacatatatactaaGGAACCTGTTAGTTTTGATGCAGAGGCTTTATTTCCACTGGAAGGTATGGAAGACACTCATAACACTGATCATGTCCAATCTTCAGAAGAAGGATCTGATACAGATG ATTCAGGTCAAGACGAAGGTATTCACATGCCCAGAGGACAAAGGGGAGGACATTCTACATTGGCTAAATCATTACCGGTTACTGTTCCATCATTTCCTTCATTTGTGCGTAGAACTGTTCAAGACGAGGACGATGATCAG TTATCGAGAGATCCTCACGATCCACATAATATTCGAGCCTCAATTAAAGCTCTAGCTAAGAGCGTTCATGGTGATACAGTGTTTGGAGATTTGCCACGTCCTCGCTTCTCTACCCAAATCTGA
- the Eif3m gene encoding eukaryotic translation initiation factor 3 subunit M — protein MQVPPIFMELPLEDQAQELRVYFKSLGAEISEEKSPKGIEDDLHKIIGVCEACFKEGNENEIETVLNDIVSIMIVIPTERAENLILAFCEKLTKAPGYKLGFVCLKALWLLFQSLPDESPMRYHVYYHIVQIACNVDQVKAVYGGIQQLKQQFASFPPSNEQMQKLLRLLHEVLLRCKQGEQAAAVMVELLGTYTAENASAAREDAQRCILAALADPNTFLLDPLLALKPVKFLEGELIHDLLLVFVKDKLPGYLHFYQHHKEFVEHQLGLNHEQNMKKMRLLTFMQLAETNPEMSFDTIQEELQINEDEVESFIIDVLKTKFVRARMDQAGRKVLISSTMLRTFARPQWMQLRDLLAAWKANLTAVQEGMKSVAAAQMELAAKNKAVINH, from the exons ATGCAGGTTCCAccgatttttatggaattgccgTTGGAGGACCAG GCGCAAGAACTGCGAGTGTATTTCAAAAGTTTGGGTGCTGAGATCAGCGAAGAAAAATCTCCCAAAGGTATCGAGGATGATTTACACAAAATTATAGGCGTCTGCGAAGCTTGTTTTAAAGAGGGAAATGAAAACGAAATAGAAACGGTTTTGAACGATATTGTCTCTATTATGATAGTAATTCCTACAGAACGAGcagaaaatttaatattagcATTCTGCGAGAAATTAACGAAAGCACCCGGTTACAAACTTGGTTTTGTATGCTTAAAAGC ATTATGGCTATTATTCCAATCACTTCCTGATGAATCTCCGATGAGGTATCATGTCTATTACCATATAGTTCAAATTGCTTGCAATGTTGATCAAGTGAAAGCAGTGTATGGTGGTATTCAGCAACTGAAACAACAATTTGCATCGTTCCCACCATCTAATGAACAAATGCAGAAATTGCTTAGATTACTACACGAAGTACTTTTAAGATGTAAGCAGGG AGAACAAGCTGCTGCAGTTATGGTGGAGCTTTTAGGGACCTATACAGCAGAAAATGCTTCTGCAGCTAGAGAAGATGCGCAACGTTGTATTTTAGCTGCATTAGCTGATCCCAACACATTTTTGCTTGATCCTCTGTTAGCATTGAAACCAGTAAAATTCTTGGAAGGAGAACTTATTCATGATCTACTTCTTGTATTTGTGAAAGACAAACTACCTGGATACTTGCATTTTTATCAACACCACAAGGAATTTGTCGAGCATCAATTAG GATTAAATCATGAACAAAATATGAAGAAAATGAGATTGTTAACATTTATGCAACTGGCAGAAACTAATCCTGAAATGTCTTTTGATACAATACAGGAGGAATTGCAAATTAATGAGGACGAAGTAGAAAGTTTCATTATTGATG tattgaaaacaaaatttgttcGAGCGCGTATGGATCAAGCCGGTCGCAAAGTACTTATTTCAAGTACTATGCTTAGAACATTTGCTCGACCACAATGGATGCAACTACGTGATTTACTTGCAGCTTGGAAAGCAAACTTAACTGCTGTGCAAGAAGGAATGAAATCTGTAGCTGCAGCACAAATGGAATTGGCTGCGAAAAATAAAGCTGTAATTAACCATTGA